The Lacticaseibacillus rhamnosus DNA window ATCCGACTGATTCATGCCAGCATATATGCGAAGCGTCACATCGGGCGTAGAGTGACCGGCAAGCCGCTGTACAGTCGAAACATCAACACCGCTGCGAATCATATTCGTTACAAAAGACTTACGCAGACCGTGCAATGTGATGCGAGGTGTAAGGTGGTTTGCTTCAATAATATCTTTCAGCCACTTGTTAGGCCTGTTAATGCCTAAACGTTTTTCAAAGTGTTGTGGAGATGGGAACAGTGGCCGATCATCTCGAATGCTGATAATCTTGCTTGTGTCAAGTAATGCTATCCACTTTTTAAGCTGTATTGTCACTTTCGGGGTTAATGGTATTGTGCGCATACCCGCGGTTGACTTGGTGCCTTTAATTGATTCCTTACCATTCAGACCAGTTGCATAGGCTTTATTGATTGACAGTGTGGACGTTTTGAAATTAACATCTGATACGTTCAGGGCGCATAGTTCTTCACGCCTGATACCGGTGCTAACCATCAGCAGAAACATTGTGTACTTTTCTGGATCGTTATTAGGATCAATGCAAGTTAGGAATCGGGCGACTTGCTTGTTATCCCAGTACACTGGTGACTTTCCAGATCGTACCCCGCGTGGCAATTCGACACCGTCTGCGGGGTTCTTTTCGATGTACTGCATCTTAACAGCAAATGAGAGTATCTTTTTCAAATAAATGAAACGTTCCTTGTATGCCTTGGTGGTTGTTTCTCGCCACTGACTGACAGCACTTTGAATGCTGCCGGTTTTTATCGCGGTGAGAGTTTTAGAACCAAACATAGGGATCAAGTGGTTATGGAAAAGTTGCTTAGTCTTATAGGCTGTACTTCCTTCCACAGTTTGAACATAGATCGGCCACCACTGATTGTACAAATCACTAAAGGTATGAACCGGTGGGGTAGTGTCTTCTTCATCATATAAACCATTAGCCACGTCTAGCTTGAGTTTTGACTCTAGTAGACGTGCTTTTTGCATGCTTTGAACATTGCGAACAATATTCTTGCGTTTTCCAGCAACAAGCCCAGCATTGACCGTTACGCGGTAGCGAACTGCACCAGACTTAAGCTTGACTTTCTTAATTGCCATATTCTTCTCCTATCCGTCACGCTGGGCAGGCGGTGTTAGATTGGAGAGTTTTCGCCGAAAATGGCGAAAAGGTGGCGGCCGATTTTTCGGCCATGATATTGGATTTATTATTTTGGAATAATAGATGCTTCTACAGTACGTCCGTATGGAAGATTAACAATCATCTTATAATCACTGTCGGCTTCGAAAATAAGGCGTTTGGGTGCAAGACTAAGCGAGACATATTCGACAATGTGCTGGGTGCATGAAGTATAAAACTGTTCTTGAAATGCTGCAGGCATTTTATCGAAATACATTCGTTTAAATTGCAACGCTTCTTCTTGGTGCTTGTCTTGTGACCACCCAGCGACGTATACATAAGCCGAATACGGTACCTTATAATCCTGAGGATCGCTCAGGCCTTTATTAAAAAAGAATACCCCAACTCTAAAATAGTATTTATTCACAGATAGCTGTCCGTTATCAGCTGAAATAATTAAATTGAAAAAACTCCCACCTGGGTCGTCGCTTTCAGAAACTATATTCAGTGCGGAAAGCTTGTCAGCAACAGCATCATAAGATAGATCAAACGGTACAAAATCAAAAAAATCAGCTGGAGTTATACCGAAATATAAACACAGTCTATTGAGCGTTACCGACTGAATGCCACCGCCAACATTGTTGACCAAATTTGAAATAGTTGTTCTTGACAACCCAGTATCATCATGAACTTTTTTAATTGAATATCCCTTTTGAGCAATTAAAACATTAAGTCTATTTTGAAGCATATTCGTCACCTCACGGCCAATTATACAAAATTTGAAGTCGTGTGACTATAAAAGTTTTCAAATAGCCTATTGACTGACATAAAAGAAAGGTGCATTATTATGTTGTTAAGTAACCAGATTTAAGGTTAATTAACAACTTAACAGTTCATCGGAAAAGAGTGAATATACATGAAAGCAGAACTAGTATTGTCAGAAGACTTCGATAAGCAGCTACAAGATCGTATTCATCAGGAAGTGATCCAAGCAGTTAGCAAGCTTGCACCACAACATGATGAGCCTAAAAAGCTGAACATCGGTCAAGCAGCGGTTTATGCCGGTGTGGCTCGTAACACACTGTTGTCTTGGACTAGAAAAGGTTTGCCGATGCAAGTGGTTGGTGGCGTTAAGCGGATCAATACCGCAGACATAGACGATTACATGAATAACCACGGCAAGTAATCACGCTGGGCAGGCGGAAAATTGTAAGTAACTTATGACAGGAACATAAAGCCAGAAAGGAAACATTATGAATTTGTTTAGTAAAGAAGAGATAGCACTAGATCACGAGCTTGGAAATTTGATTGACGACATTCAGCTTAACGTTCATGGCATTGCAGAAGACAGTACTGTCACGGTTGATGGCAAGTATATTCCCAATAGCGAGTTGGCCGTTACGACTGCAAAAGAGCTGCTGCGGGTATCGGAAATCCTAAAGATGTATGAAAACGAGGATGATGCTGATGATTAGCATTATTACGTGGCTACTAAGCCACCCGCTCATTGTTCCGGCGCTCTGTATGGCTTTCATGGTTGGAGCTGTCTGTGGTGCCTATGCTCAATTCTCGGAGGACGATCGTCATGGCACAAAGGGTTAGCACAAAATTTGGCTGGCAGTGGCATGACTACGTCCAAGCTGACGCTGATTGTGATCGGTATTGGGCAGCTAAAAAAGCCGAAAAACGCTCACTAATTGAGGCCACAAAAAAATCGCCAAGAGCGGCAACTCAAGGCGAGAAGAAGACAAGCGAAAAAATCTATATCGACTTTTAGCTTGCCTCGAATTGGTTACTTTGTCAAGGAAAATGGAGGCAATTATGATAAAAAATGTTTCAAACAGCACCAAAGCGCCTGATTTAGGAATGGCGTCTTATAACCTAAGCACTGCAAAAGGACTTCTAGAAGCTCTTAGTGATGAATTCGACACTATGGAAGGCTCTGTAATTTCATATCGAAACGATCGTAATGAAAAAAATGCTGCAATCTTGGCATACGGTACGAATCGATCATTTTATACATGGATGGCGCTCCTGAGAACAATTCAAGAATACGTTGATAGCAGCTTGGCAACGATTGATGAGGTAAACAAATGATGAAGGAAGATTACTATACAACCGCACAGGCACTTTTGAGTGATACAAGTGCAATGGTGAATATCTTGCGACATCAGATCAACGATGAACAGCAATCAGCACTGGCCGACACAGTCGCTGACATGATTATTGATGCTCGCCGTCTACTTATGGAGGGAGATGCTGCCGATGGTCGACGTGCTTAAAGTAGCGCTTGGTTATCAGCAGCATGGCTTTTCAGTCTATCCACTTGCGCCAGAGACACGAACACCACTTACTGGTTCGCATGGGTACAAAGATGCCACCAAAGACCCAGAACAGGCCAAAAAATGGTGGGGCGAACATCCTAATTACAATATCGGCTTAGGGCTTGATGGCGTGCTGGTATTCGATATCGATATGGGGCATAAAAGCGAGGCTAATGGCAATGAGTCGTTGGCTAAATTGAGCGCTGAGGGTCGTGCTGATCAAAT harbors:
- a CDS encoding tyrosine-type recombinase/integrase, which codes for MAIKKVKLKSGAVRYRVTVNAGLVAGKRKNIVRNVQSMQKARLLESKLKLDVANGLYDEEDTTPPVHTFSDLYNQWWPIYVQTVEGSTAYKTKQLFHNHLIPMFGSKTLTAIKTGSIQSAVSQWRETTTKAYKERFIYLKKILSFAVKMQYIEKNPADGVELPRGVRSGKSPVYWDNKQVARFLTCIDPNNDPEKYTMFLLMVSTGIRREELCALNVSDVNFKTSTLSINKAYATGLNGKESIKGTKSTAGMRTIPLTPKVTIQLKKWIALLDTSKIISIRDDRPLFPSPQHFEKRLGINRPNKWLKDIIEANHLTPRITLHGLRKSFVTNMIRSGVDVSTVQRLAGHSTPDVTLRIYAGMNQSDAREGIEKLADYMEQVTF
- a CDS encoding helix-turn-helix domain-containing protein — protein: MLQNRLNVLIAQKGYSIKKVHDDTGLSRTTISNLVNNVGGGIQSVTLNRLCLYFGITPADFFDFVPFDLSYDAVADKLSALNIVSESDDPGGSFFNLIISADNGQLSVNKYYFRVGVFFFNKGLSDPQDYKVPYSAYVYVAGWSQDKHQEEALQFKRMYFDKMPAAFQEQFYTSCTQHIVEYVSLSLAPKRLIFEADSDYKMIVNLPYGRTVEASIIPK
- a CDS encoding helix-turn-helix domain-containing protein codes for the protein MKAELVLSEDFDKQLQDRIHQEVIQAVSKLAPQHDEPKKLNIGQAAVYAGVARNTLLSWTRKGLPMQVVGGVKRINTADIDDYMNNHGK